From Flavobacteriales bacterium:
TCAGAGGGCTGTACAGTAACTTCTGAGGCTACGACATTAACGATGTTAACAGTTGCTTCAGTGAGCACAATAGAAATCGATAATATTTCTTCAACAGGTGCTAGTTTAGACTGGGATAACGCATCACCTACAGGTGTTTACAATATTAGTTACAGTGCTGATGGCGGATTGACTTGGGTTGACATTATCGGCCATACAGGTTCATCTATTAATTTATCAGATCTTTCACCATCGTCTACTTATGATGTAGAGATTGCCTCTTCAGCTTACGGATGTGAGTCAGAGGTGTTTAACTCTTCGTTTGTTACCTTGTTTGAGTGTGTGACACCAGAAAATATAGTAGTAAATTACAATACCTCACAAGCAACGATTTCTTGGGATGAGCTAGTGGGGTCATTGTCTTATGAGATATTGTATAATTTTGGTTTAGGGTTTAATTTGGTAACTGTGGAGTCGAATAGTATCACACTGAATCTTTCAGGGGCTAGTTTTAATGTGTTTTATATTAGAGCAAACTGTCCTGACGATCAACAATCTGAGTGGTCTGAACTGCAGTTATTTTCTATTACATGTGATACCCCCTCGGATATTGTCGTCACGAATTCTAGTACTGATTTAACAATAGACTGGGAGGGCTCAGCTCCAGTGTATAGATTAATATACAATATTGGTGATGGTTGGGTCAATGTTTTCCCTACGGCTTCTGAATACACTATTTCAGATGTTCCAGTTGGAAGCAACGTTATATATTACATAAGATCTATATGTGACGATGAAACAAACTTCTTTTCATCTTGGGCATCAGGTTCGTATACAACGCTTTCTGGCGGCAAGTTGGCTCAAGACATTCCGTTTGAATTTGAAGTATATCCAAATCCAACAGATGGTTTAATAAACATTTCATTTGAAAATAGTGTAGAACAAACCGTAAATGTTAGGTTGGTAGATGCTTTTGGAAAAGAGGTATATCGCAAACAATTTAATGTTGGTTTTGAGACTAACTTTATAAACTTTGATATATCAAACTATGCTAAAGGAGTTTACTTCTTGCAATTGGTTTCTAACGATGCAATAAGAACTGAAAGAATAGTATTGCATTAGTAGAAGGTATGTTTTTGAAATATCTCTAAAAAAGTATTACATTTGCAGACGATTGTTTTATTAATGAGGGGGCCTATCGCCCCCTCTTTTATTAATTTATGTTGAATAAAGAAATTATTATTAAACTTGTTGATGAATTTATTTCGGAAAATAAATCCATTTTTCTTGTTGATGTGAAAGTAAGTCCTTCAAACCAGATAGAAGTTTTAATAGATTCTTTTGATGGTATTAGTATTAAAAACTGTATATCTTTAAGTAGGCACATAGAATCAACTTTAGATAGAGATGAGTGCGATTTCTCTTTACAGGTTGCTAGTGCAGGTTTGAGTGAACCTTTTAAGGTTTTTCAGCAATACGAGAAGAGTATAGGTAGAGATGTAAATATTTTTCTCAAGGGGGGAAAAGAACTTTTAGGAAAAATGCTCGACGCTAAAGAAGGTGAAGGGATTACAATAGAAACAATCAGAAAGAAAAAAGAAGGTAAAAAGAAAACGCAAATTATTGAACAACAATCATTTAGTTTT
This genomic window contains:
- a CDS encoding T9SS type A sorting domain-containing protein gives rise to the protein SEGCTVTSEATTLTMLTVASVSTIEIDNISSTGASLDWDNASPTGVYNISYSADGGLTWVDIIGHTGSSINLSDLSPSSTYDVEIASSAYGCESEVFNSSFVTLFECVTPENIVVNYNTSQATISWDELVGSLSYEILYNFGLGFNLVTVESNSITLNLSGASFNVFYIRANCPDDQQSEWSELQLFSITCDTPSDIVVTNSSTDLTIDWEGSAPVYRLIYNIGDGWVNVFPTASEYTISDVPVGSNVIYYIRSICDDETNFFSSWASGSYTTLSGGKLAQDIPFEFEVYPNPTDGLINISFENSVEQTVNVRLVDAFGKEVYRKQFNVGFETNFINFDISNYAKGVYFLQLVSNDAIRTERIVLH
- the rimP gene encoding ribosome assembly cofactor RimP, producing MLNKEIIIKLVDEFISENKSIFLVDVKVSPSNQIEVLIDSFDGISIKNCISLSRHIESTLDRDECDFSLQVASAGLSEPFKVFQQYEKSIGRDVNIFLKGGKELLGKMLDAKEGEGITIETIRKKKEGKKKTQIIEQQSFSFDQIDRAKVVISF